One Vigna unguiculata cultivar IT97K-499-35 chromosome 11, ASM411807v1, whole genome shotgun sequence DNA window includes the following coding sequences:
- the LOC114168119 gene encoding cytosolic sulfotransferase 15-like, translating to MASTDRKHANVEDEPVFPIRRERGLAPTYLCLFQEFWCPDLFIEGVKSFQKCFEAKDSDVVVASFPKTGYWKESLARPNKVLFLKYEDLKENVNFHVKSIAEFLGCPFSAEEESDGDIESIMKLCSFEKMKDLEVNVSGKLDKFIDNKLFFRKGEIGDWVNYFSPSMITKLSKVIEEKLSGSGLSFKMYA from the exons ATGGCTTCGACTGATAGAAAACATGCAAATGTAGAAGACGAGCCAGTTTTCCCCATTCGCAGAGAGAGGGGTTTGGCACCCACTTATCTCTGCCTATTTCAAGAATTCTGGTGCCCAGATCTTTTTATAGAAGGTgtaaaaagttttcaaaagtgCTTTGAAGCAAAAGATAGTGATGTTGTTGTTGCAAGCTTTCCAAAAACAG GGTATTGGAAGGAGAGCTTGGCCAGACCAAACAAGGTTCTGTTCTTAAAGTACGAGGATCTTAAGGAGAATGTCAATTTTCACGTGAAAAGCATCGCAGAGTTTTTGGGATGTCCTTTCAGTGCTGAAGAAGAAAGTGATGGAGACATTGAAAGTATAATGAAGCTATGTAGCTTTGAGAAAATGAAAGATTTGGAGGTAAACGTTTCAGGAAAGTTAGACAAATTCATTGACAATAAGTTATTCTTTCGGAAGGGTGAAATAGGTGATTGGGTAAATTACTTTTCTCCATCTATGATAACAAAATTATCCAAAGTTATTGAAGAAAAGTTGAGTGGATCAGGTCTTTCGTTTAAAATGTATGCTTAA
- the LOC114170619 gene encoding cytosolic sulfotransferase 15-like: MASTEDLQAYEEENLLLSLPKEKGWVAQHLYLFQDFWYPSNFIEGVINFQKHFQAKDSDVIVATVPKSGTTWLKALTFSIINRQRFSSSHNHPLLTSNSHELVPPLEFIFHVDNIPDKLSDLSNMTEPRVFGTHVPFPSLPKSIKESNCKIVYICRNPFDTIVSLWIFANKNNPLNELTIEETLEKYCKGILGFGPTWEHMLGYWKESIANPNKVLFLKYEELKENANFYVKRVAEFLDCPFTEEEESNGVIESIINLCSLEKMKNLEVNKAGTFCGNFEKKYLFRKGEIGDWVNYFSQAMIEKLSKTMEEKLGGSGLSFKTSS, translated from the coding sequence ATGGCTTCAACAGAAGACCTGCAAGCATACGAAGAAGAGAATCTCCTTCTGTCCCTTCCCAAAGAGAAGGGTTGGGTAGCACAACATCTCTATCTCTTTCAAGACTTTTGGTATccatcaaattttattgaagGTGTAATCAATTTTCAAAAGCACTTTCAGGCAAAAGACAGTGATGTTATTGTTGCCACCGTTCCAAAATCAGGTACTACTTGGTTGAAAGCCCTTACTTTTTCTATTATCAACAGACAACGTTTCTCATCTTCTCATAATCATCCATTACTCACTTCCAATTCTCATGAACTTGTTCCTCCCCTTGAATTCATCTTTCATGTTGATAACATCCCAGACAAGCTTTCTGACCTCTCCAATATGACTGAACCAAGAGTTTTTGGTACTCACGTTCCATTCCCTTCCCTCCCCAAATCAATTAAGGAATCCAACTGTAAGATAGTTTATATCTGCAGAAATCCATTTGACACTATTGTTTCACTTTGGATCTTCGCCAATAAAAATAACCCTCTGAATGAACTAACAATCGAGGAAACTCTAGAAAAGTACTGCAAGGGAATACTCGGCTTTGGTCCGACTTGGGAGCATATGTTAGGTTACTGGAAAGAGAGCATAGCAAACCCTAACAAGGTTCTGTTCTTGAAGTATGAAGAACTCAAAGAAAATGCAAATTTTTACGTGAAAAGAGTTGCAGAATTCCTGGATTGTCCCTTCACTGAAGAAGAGGAAAGTAACGGAGTGATTGAAAGCATAATCAATTTATGCAGTTTGGAGAAAATGAAGAACCTAGAAGTCAATAAAGCTGGAACATTTTGCGGGAACTTTGAGAAAAAATACTTGTTTCGGAAGGGTGAAATAGGAGATTGGGTAAACTACTTTTCCCAAGCTATGATAGAAAAATTATCCAAAACAATGGAAGAAAAATTAGGGGGATCTGGTCTTTCCTTTAAAACGTCttcttaa